The Saprospiraceae bacterium genome contains the following window.
ATAGCCACCCTTGCGGCTTCAATTTGCCGACTGGTTAAACGAGCAGAATCCATTGATTTTAAGCCATATGTGCCAAAAGCTATGGTACTTCCACGGTGAGCCATTCCCTTATTTCTTCCTTTCTGCTGTTTCCTGTATTTCAGGCGCTTTGGTTGTAACATGATCTTATTTTTAAAAAAGAGTCGCAAAATTACGATAAATTATTAAACCTATTTTCTTCGTCCACGGTCTCCACCTCCGCCTCTACGATTATCACCTCCACGATCACTTCCCCCTCTGCGGTCTCCGCGATCCCCTCCACGATCTCCCCGGTCATTACCACCTCTACGGTTTCCACCACCCATTCCTGGTTTGGTTTCCTTCTTTTCTAATCCAACCAATGGAGAAAGATCTCTTTTTACAAACACCTCCCCTTTACAGATCCAGGTTTTAATTCCTATTTTTCCATAAACGGTTTGTGCTTCTTTAATAGAATAATCAATATCTGCACGAAACGTGTGCAATGGAATCCGTCCTTCTTTGTATTCTTCAGAACGGGCCATCTCCGCACCATTTAAACGACCGGAAATTCTAATCTTAATTCCCTCTGCTCCTGCCCGCATGGTTGATTGAATAGCCATTTTAGCGGCTCTTCGATAGTTGATACGGGATTCAATTTGTTTTGCAATTGATTCTGCAACGATCGCAGCATCCAATTCAGGTTTCCGAATTTCAATGATATTGATTTGAATATCTTGATTGGTGAGTTTTTTCAATTCTTCACGCAAGCTATCTACTTCACTACCTCCTTTACCTATGATAATACCCGGTCTTGATGTTTGAATGGACACTGTAATTCTCTTCAGTGTTCGTTCAATGATCACTCTGGCGACTCCTCCTTTGGCGATACGA
Protein-coding sequences here:
- the rpsC gene encoding 30S ribosomal protein S3 produces the protein MGQKANPIGNRLGIIRGWESNWFGGRNFAQKVVEDEKIRIYLNARIAKGGVARVIIERTLKRITVSIQTSRPGIIIGKGGSEVDSLREELKKLTNQDIQINIIEIRKPELDAAIVAESIAKQIESRINYRRAAKMAIQSTMRAGAEGIKIRISGRLNGAEMARSEEYKEGRIPLHTFRADIDYSIKEAQTVYGKIGIKTWICKGEVFVKRDLSPLVGLEKKETKPGMGGGNRRGGNDRGDRGGDRGDRRGGSDRGGDNRRGGGGDRGRRK